One genomic segment of Gadus chalcogrammus isolate NIFS_2021 chromosome 3, NIFS_Gcha_1.0, whole genome shotgun sequence includes these proteins:
- the LOC130379605 gene encoding E3 ubiquitin-protein ligase RBBP6-like isoform X1, with protein MSCVHYKFSSKLDYNTVTFDGLHITLNELKRQIMARERLKATDCDLQITNAQTREEYTDDEIHIPKHSSVIVRRTPIGGVKPAGRTFIIDRSDTAMVGSSRPTDSSPSMSLAQLSKTANLADANASEEDKIKAMISQSIHDYDPIHYSKKAIGPPPGHYICFRCGKTGHYIRQCPLQMDKSLEGPKPVKISKGIPQSFMVKAEPDAKGAMLTSTGEYAIPAIDAEAYAQGKKERPPFVPRDQSASEDESDPIPDELLCPICNDLMSDAVVIPCCGNSYCDDCIRTSLLDSEEHVCYTCKQSDVSPDNLIANKFLRQVTPSSIPLSTPTS; from the exons ATGTCGTGTGTTCATTATAAGTTTTCGTCCAAACTGGACTATAACACAGTCACGTTTGATGGGTTGCACATTACTCTCAATGAGCTTAAACGGCAGATCATGGCCCGTGAGCGTCTCAAGGCCACAGACTGCGACCTGCAGATCACCAATGCGCAGACGCGGGAAG AGTACACGGATGACGAGATCCACATACCGAAACACTCTTCTGTCATAGTCCGTCGAACCCCTATTGGTGGGGTGAAGCCAGCTGGCAGGACGTTCATTAT AGATCGTTCTGATACGGCCATGGTGGGATCGTCCAGACCA ACCGATTCCTCCCCCTCTATGTCTCTGGCCCAACTCTCGAAG ACGGCAAACCTGGCAGACGCAAACGCATCTGAGGAGGATAAGATTAAAGCCATGATTTCTCAATCCATCCATGACTATGACCCTATTCA TTACTCAAAGAAAGCTATCGGACCCCCACCTGGGCACTACATCTGCTTCCGCTGTGGCAAGACAGGGCACTACATTAGACAATGCCCCCTGCAGATG GACAAGAGTTTGGAAGGGCCCAAACCGGTGAAGATAAGCAAAGGCATTCCCCAGAGCTTCATGGTTAAAGCCGAACCGGACGCCAAAGGGGCCATGTTAACCAGCACGGGAGAATATGCCATTCCTGCCATTGATGC tgaGGCGTATGCGCAGGGGAAAAAGGAGCGTCCTCCCTTTGTTCCTCGGGACCAATCAGCATCTGAGGACGAGTCTGACCCAATACCCGACGAGCTGCTCTGTCCAATCTGCAACGACCTGATGAGCGACGCTGTGGTCATACCGTGCTGTGGGAACAGCTACTGTGATGATT GCATCAGGACCAGCCTGCTGGACTCCGAGGAGCACGTCTGCTACACCTGCAAGCAGTCGGACGTTTCGCCCGACAACCTCATCGCCAACAAGTTCCTGCGTCAGGTAACGCCCTCGTCCATACCACTCTCCACTCCAACAAGTTGA
- the LOC130379605 gene encoding E3 ubiquitin-protein ligase RBBP6-like isoform X2, producing MSCVHYKFSSKLDYNTVTFDGLHITLNELKRQIMARERLKATDCDLQITNAQTREEYTDDEIHIPKHSSVIVRRTPIGGVKPAGRTFIIDRSDTAMVGSSRPVCKPNNSVLLLSPLSSPPLFGLNHPSLSLENILSMMTDLCVFLLFTLSWLHLCSDLPSSVCYLLSW from the exons ATGTCGTGTGTTCATTATAAGTTTTCGTCCAAACTGGACTATAACACAGTCACGTTTGATGGGTTGCACATTACTCTCAATGAGCTTAAACGGCAGATCATGGCCCGTGAGCGTCTCAAGGCCACAGACTGCGACCTGCAGATCACCAATGCGCAGACGCGGGAAG AGTACACGGATGACGAGATCCACATACCGAAACACTCTTCTGTCATAGTCCGTCGAACCCCTATTGGTGGGGTGAAGCCAGCTGGCAGGACGTTCATTAT AGATCGTTCTGATACGGCCATGGTGGGATCGTCCAGACCAGTATGTAAACCCAACAACTCTGTACTccttctctcacctctctcatccccccctctctttggCTTAAATcacccctctctatccctcgaGAACATTCTGTCGATGATGACTgatttgtgtgtatttctctTGTTCACTCTGTCTTGGCTACATTTGTGTTCAGATCTGCCCTCTTCTGTGTGTTATTTATTGTCATGGTAG